A section of the Solitalea canadensis DSM 3403 genome encodes:
- a CDS encoding DUF983 domain-containing protein, with protein MAISKTQAILQQKCPRCREGEMFKYPTYNLANYQKMYTNCPVCGLRYEIEPGFFWGGMYFSYALNVAQSVVLGFATYYFLNNPAAWVYLTIIIGAIFLFMPLNFRFGRVLMLHLFAPVHYDPSYSKR; from the coding sequence ATGGCTATTTCAAAAACACAAGCTATCCTTCAGCAAAAATGTCCACGCTGTAGGGAGGGTGAGATGTTTAAATATCCTACTTATAATTTGGCCAATTATCAAAAGATGTATACAAACTGTCCGGTTTGTGGTTTACGTTATGAAATTGAGCCAGGTTTTTTTTGGGGTGGTATGTATTTTAGTTATGCTTTGAATGTAGCGCAAAGCGTTGTATTGGGTTTTGCTACCTACTATTTTCTTAATAATCCTGCTGCATGGGTTTATTTAACTATAATTATTGGAGCAATTTTTTTATTTATGCCTCTTAACTTTAGATTCGGTCGGGTTTTGATGTTGCACCTTTTTGCTCCGGTGCATTATGATCCATCCTATTCAAAACGCTGA
- the rfbC gene encoding dTDP-4-dehydrorhamnose 3,5-epimerase — protein sequence MKITTTPIKDLLIIEPRVFADNRGYFFESFNKNSFTEAGITDEFVQDNQSKSSKGTLRGLHFQAPPFAQGKLVRVIQGAVLDIAVDIRKCSPTFGQYFTVELTAENQLQFWIPPGFAHGFLTLEDETIFTYKCTNFYNKASEGGIIWNDPDVNINWGTTDVLVSEKDMILPKLSEFTSPF from the coding sequence ATGAAAATTACTACAACACCCATTAAAGACTTATTGATCATTGAGCCTCGTGTGTTCGCCGATAATAGAGGATATTTCTTTGAAAGTTTTAATAAAAACAGTTTTACTGAAGCAGGAATCACAGATGAATTTGTGCAAGACAATCAATCAAAATCTTCAAAAGGAACTTTAAGGGGATTGCATTTCCAGGCCCCTCCTTTTGCACAGGGGAAATTAGTTCGTGTAATACAAGGTGCTGTTTTAGACATTGCAGTTGACATCAGAAAATGCTCGCCAACATTCGGACAATACTTCACAGTTGAATTGACTGCTGAAAATCAATTACAGTTCTGGATTCCACCAGGTTTTGCCCATGGATTTCTAACCTTGGAAGATGAAACCATTTTTACTTACAAGTGTACCAACTTTTACAATAAAGCATCAGAAGGCGGAATCATCTGGAACGATCCGGATGTTAATATCAATTGGGGAACTACCGATGTATTGGTTTCAGAAAAAGATATGATATTACCTAAGCTAAGCGAGTTTACAAGCCCTTTTTAA
- a CDS encoding cytochrome C oxidase subunit IV family protein: MSAHEHAIAHEHHGEHETMSKGKIWRVFFILLGVTVLEFFIALYCLPHAWFSQEVANFLYIALTIVKAAYIVAYFMHLKFEKIGLILAIVLPMIFLIYFVSLMIIEGNHLLLGVK; the protein is encoded by the coding sequence ATGTCAGCACACGAACACGCTATCGCTCACGAGCATCACGGCGAACACGAAACAATGAGCAAAGGCAAGATCTGGAGAGTATTCTTCATTTTGTTAGGAGTTACTGTACTGGAATTCTTTATTGCGTTATATTGTCTTCCACATGCATGGTTTTCTCAGGAAGTTGCCAACTTCCTGTATATTGCCTTAACAATTGTTAAAGCAGCTTATATCGTAGCGTACTTTATGCACTTAAAGTTTGAAAAGATCGGACTTATCTTGGCTATTGTACTACCGATGATTTTCTTAATCTATTTTGTTTCCTTGATGATTATTGAGGGCAATCATTTATTACTTGGAGTAAAATAA
- a CDS encoding DUF2461 domain-containing protein: MLHQTTFDFLAELAINNNREWFMANKPRYETARKNVEELVDAIIKKLATIDPAVAGLTGKKSVMRIYRDVRFSKDKSPYKKNFGIVLGTTEKGVNGPCYYLHVEPGQCFVAGGYWMPPADHVKAIRQEIDYNTEEFKSIIGGKGFKQYFKELDVEEKLKTAPKGYPSDHPDIELLKLKSYTASTQLNAKELLDNKVVDKIVNIFSELFLLNQFLQNAISS; encoded by the coding sequence ATGTTACATCAAACTACCTTTGATTTTTTAGCTGAATTAGCCATTAATAATAACCGTGAATGGTTTATGGCTAATAAGCCACGTTATGAAACTGCACGAAAAAACGTAGAAGAATTGGTTGACGCAATAATTAAGAAACTTGCAACAATTGATCCCGCGGTTGCTGGTCTTACCGGCAAGAAAAGCGTTATGCGTATTTATCGTGATGTACGCTTCAGTAAAGATAAGTCTCCTTACAAAAAGAACTTTGGTATAGTACTGGGGACAACAGAAAAGGGGGTTAATGGCCCTTGTTATTACCTTCATGTTGAGCCCGGACAATGTTTCGTAGCCGGAGGATATTGGATGCCACCTGCAGATCATGTGAAAGCTATCCGTCAGGAGATTGATTATAATACCGAAGAATTTAAATCAATAATTGGAGGGAAGGGTTTTAAGCAGTATTTCAAAGAGCTGGATGTAGAAGAGAAGTTAAAAACAGCTCCTAAAGGATACCCCTCAGATCATCCTGATATTGAGTTGCTAAAACTGAAAAGTTATACGGCTTCAACCCAGCTAAATGCTAAAGAACTGTTGGACAATAAAGTGGTTGATAAGATTGTAAATATTTTTAGTGAGTTGTTTTTGCTAAATCAATTTCTACAAAACGCTATTTCGTCTTAA
- a CDS encoding cytochrome c oxidase subunit 3 — translation MSTVAQLEEVKSGPWSGGKSPFSVEYGKLMMWFFLLSDVFTFSALLIFYGAMRFKSLSWPDPDVVFQSAPGIPHGAPLVFVGIMTFILIFSSVTMVLAVEAGHRNSKSEVVKWLILTVIGGFTFLGCQAWEWSHLIHEGMTLHHNPFMNADGSTGAVQFGQLFFVITGFHGFHVFTGVVINLVILINAIAGTYERRGHYLMVEKVGLYWHFVDLVWVFVFTLFYLV, via the coding sequence ATGAGTACTGTTGCACAATTAGAAGAAGTTAAATCGGGTCCTTGGAGTGGTGGAAAATCTCCGTTTTCTGTTGAGTACGGAAAGCTGATGATGTGGTTTTTCCTCTTATCAGACGTTTTCACTTTTTCAGCTTTATTGATTTTTTATGGCGCAATGCGCTTTAAAAGCCTTAGCTGGCCTGATCCTGACGTAGTTTTCCAGTCGGCGCCAGGTATACCTCATGGAGCACCTTTGGTGTTTGTGGGTATTATGACTTTTATCCTCATCTTTAGTTCTGTTACGATGGTATTAGCTGTTGAAGCTGGTCACCGTAACTCTAAAAGCGAAGTAGTTAAATGGTTAATTCTTACCGTAATTGGTGGATTTACCTTTTTAGGCTGTCAGGCTTGGGAGTGGTCGCACCTTATTCATGAAGGTATGACTCTACACCACAATCCATTTATGAACGCTGATGGATCTACCGGAGCTGTTCAATTTGGGCAATTATTCTTTGTTATCACTGGTTTTCACGGTTTCCACGTATTTACAGGAGTTGTGATCAATCTTGTTATTCTGATCAATGCAATTGCTGGTACTTATGAACGCCGCGGTCATTACCTGATGGTGGAGAAAGTTGGTTTATACTGGCACTTTGTAGACCTTGTTTGGGTATTCGTATTTACCTTATTCTATTTAGTTTAA
- a CDS encoding polysaccharide deacetylase family protein, which yields MFALNSHIKKLSLIAIVIAFSVQEVVAQSTYAERLGWPKGSRVLILHVDDAGMSFDSNQGTIEALEKGVANSFSVMMPCPWVSPMVKYIKENPTVDAGIHITLTSEWETYRWGPLAGQKRVPGLTDKDGCFWEDVGQVRKHASSKEVGREIRAQLKRASQMGFYPTHLDTHMGTVFSKPGYLLKYIHIGKKERIPIMFPGGHNSMLLEQVKTRDLSELDKAKFIYANDQASAKLMKMMKLAQTLGKKVWNAGLPVLDDLHGMSQDWKFPDDMEITDSTLQEWFSGKYQESLSRLKPGLTMVIMHCTKTTDLFKEFSGSGNRRKGDMLAMMDPKFRKFLEDQGFILTTWREVMERRAKVGKQRFKNVNMDLLATVFLN from the coding sequence ATGTTTGCGCTTAATTCTCATATTAAAAAGTTATCCCTGATAGCAATAGTTATTGCATTTTCAGTACAGGAAGTAGTTGCACAGTCAACATATGCTGAAAGATTAGGCTGGCCTAAAGGCTCCAGAGTATTGATCTTGCATGTTGATGATGCCGGTATGTCATTTGACTCCAACCAAGGGACTATTGAGGCCCTGGAAAAAGGTGTAGCCAATTCTTTTAGTGTGATGATGCCCTGTCCCTGGGTATCTCCGATGGTTAAATACATAAAAGAAAATCCAACGGTGGATGCAGGTATTCACATTACATTAACTTCAGAATGGGAAACCTACCGATGGGGACCACTAGCCGGACAAAAACGGGTTCCAGGCTTAACAGATAAAGATGGCTGTTTCTGGGAAGACGTTGGACAAGTACGTAAACATGCTTCATCCAAAGAAGTTGGTAGAGAAATAAGAGCTCAGCTTAAACGTGCTTCTCAGATGGGATTCTATCCAACTCACCTTGATACGCATATGGGAACAGTCTTTTCTAAGCCGGGCTATTTGCTTAAGTATATTCATATTGGTAAGAAAGAAAGAATTCCAATAATGTTTCCAGGCGGACATAATTCGATGCTTTTAGAGCAAGTTAAAACACGTGATTTATCAGAGTTAGATAAGGCCAAATTCATATATGCAAATGATCAGGCGTCAGCCAAATTGATGAAAATGATGAAACTTGCTCAAACACTCGGTAAAAAAGTTTGGAATGCCGGATTGCCGGTTTTAGATGATTTACATGGAATGAGCCAGGATTGGAAATTTCCGGATGATATGGAGATAACGGATAGTACTCTTCAAGAATGGTTTTCCGGTAAGTATCAGGAAAGTTTGAGCAGGCTTAAACCAGGTCTGACTATGGTGATTATGCATTGTACAAAAACGACTGACCTCTTTAAAGAATTTTCCGGTTCAGGAAACCGTAGAAAAGGTGATATGTTAGCCATGATGGATCCGAAATTCCGCAAATTTTTAGAAGATCAGGGCTTTATACTTACTACTTGGAGAGAAGTAATGGAAAGAAGAGCGAAAGTAGGGAAACAACGTTTTAAAAACGTAAATATGGATCTGCTTGCAACGGTTTTCCTTAATTAA
- a CDS encoding DUF4286 family protein, giving the protein MIQYNVTINIENDVLEEWMQWMRTEHIPSVMKTGIFLSYRIAELLAPIDPEQEGSTFSFQYFCHSIEDYNRYENEFAPALRAETTAKYGNKIVAFRSIMQIWEEGSAQ; this is encoded by the coding sequence ATGATACAATATAATGTAACCATTAATATAGAGAACGACGTTTTAGAGGAATGGATGCAATGGATGCGTACCGAGCATATTCCAAGTGTTATGAAAACAGGAATTTTTCTTTCATACCGAATTGCTGAACTACTCGCCCCAATAGATCCAGAGCAAGAAGGAAGCACCTTTTCATTTCAATATTTCTGTCATTCCATAGAAGACTACAACCGCTACGAAAATGAATTTGCTCCAGCCTTGCGTGCAGAAACAACAGCAAAATATGGCAATAAAATAGTCGCTTTCCGGTCAATTATGCAGATTTGGGAAGAAGGATCTGCTCAATAA
- a CDS encoding S9 family peptidase — MKVFCKYVLFLFAVVISACDKKTAVREIPIADFFRNPERTYFRLSPDGEYVAFLQPYNNRLNIFVQKLSSNEVTQVTAESEDAVLKYWWGGNNQLVYLKDNNGDEKYHLYAVNKDGSNSHDITPYPEVTVRLIDILDDGNILMLMNKRDPKKFDAYRMNLETGESKIIAENPGNINFWQADHEGKLLLAIETDGVNERLLYRPSEDKPFKVVTSIGFNETLDPQCFSFQNNKHIYALSNIGRDKMALVEIDLQTGKEIKTIYENKDVDVAEIGYSKVLKRLLWVGFTTWKYEVHFLDEPSQCFYENISKKLPGKDLWIAGVDKKEEKFLVRTYSDKNPGTFYLYENNSDKLTKLSDVSPWIHESEMADMKPIAYQSRDGLTINGYLTLPKGKESEKLPLVVIPHGGPSPWSRTKWGYNSEVQFLANRGYAVLQVNYRGSTGYGKAFFQASFKEWGGKMQDDITDGVKWLIKKNVADSNRIAIYGNGYGGYSAFIGCIKTPELYRCGVSYCGLLNLFTYLKDIPPYYKSMQGMYYALVGNPESDADALRDVSPIFHAEKINTPMLIAQGAKDPRVNVEETNQLVKTLQKRGVDVKYILKQNEGAYFTKQENRLAFYNAMEEFFNENLKK, encoded by the coding sequence ATGAAGGTATTTTGTAAATACGTGTTGTTCTTATTTGCTGTTGTGATAAGTGCGTGTGATAAAAAAACTGCAGTACGGGAAATACCTATTGCTGATTTCTTCAGAAATCCTGAACGAACGTATTTTCGCTTATCACCCGACGGTGAATACGTGGCGTTTTTGCAACCATATAATAATCGGCTTAATATTTTTGTTCAGAAGCTGAGCTCCAATGAAGTTACTCAGGTAACAGCTGAAAGTGAAGATGCTGTATTGAAATATTGGTGGGGTGGAAATAATCAACTGGTTTACTTGAAAGACAATAATGGCGATGAGAAATATCACTTATATGCTGTAAATAAGGATGGCTCAAATAGTCATGACATTACTCCTTACCCGGAAGTTACTGTTCGCTTGATTGATATTTTAGACGATGGTAATATCTTAATGCTAATGAATAAGCGTGATCCTAAAAAGTTCGACGCTTATAGAATGAATCTTGAAACAGGTGAGTCCAAAATAATTGCTGAAAACCCAGGAAATATTAATTTCTGGCAGGCCGACCACGAAGGGAAATTATTATTAGCAATTGAAACTGACGGTGTTAATGAGCGATTATTATACAGGCCATCAGAAGATAAGCCTTTTAAAGTTGTAACCAGCATCGGCTTTAATGAAACACTTGATCCACAATGCTTCTCATTCCAAAATAATAAACACATTTATGCTCTTTCGAACATTGGTCGTGATAAAATGGCTTTGGTAGAGATTGACCTGCAAACCGGAAAGGAAATAAAAACAATCTATGAGAATAAAGATGTTGACGTAGCAGAAATTGGATACTCTAAAGTATTAAAAAGATTATTATGGGTAGGATTTACTACCTGGAAGTATGAAGTACACTTTTTGGATGAGCCTTCTCAATGTTTTTATGAAAATATCTCCAAAAAGCTTCCGGGTAAAGATCTATGGATAGCAGGTGTCGACAAAAAGGAAGAAAAATTTCTTGTTCGTACTTATAGCGATAAAAATCCCGGAACTTTTTATTTATATGAAAACAATTCCGATAAGTTAACCAAACTTAGTGATGTTTCTCCTTGGATTCATGAGTCTGAAATGGCTGATATGAAGCCAATTGCTTATCAATCAAGGGACGGACTAACCATTAACGGATACCTTACTCTTCCTAAAGGCAAGGAATCAGAAAAATTGCCTTTAGTAGTAATTCCTCACGGAGGACCTAGTCCATGGTCGCGTACTAAATGGGGCTATAATTCTGAAGTACAATTTTTGGCCAATAGAGGATATGCTGTTTTACAAGTTAATTACAGGGGGTCTACCGGATATGGAAAAGCATTTTTTCAAGCTTCTTTTAAAGAATGGGGTGGTAAAATGCAGGACGATATTACTGACGGAGTAAAATGGTTAATTAAGAAAAATGTAGCAGACTCTAATCGTATTGCCATCTATGGAAATGGTTATGGCGGCTACAGTGCATTTATAGGATGTATAAAAACTCCAGAATTGTACCGATGTGGAGTTTCATATTGTGGACTGTTAAATCTTTTCACTTATTTAAAAGATATTCCTCCTTATTATAAATCCATGCAAGGTATGTATTATGCATTGGTTGGAAATCCGGAATCGGATGCAGATGCATTGCGAGATGTATCCCCGATATTTCACGCAGAAAAAATAAACACGCCTATGCTGATAGCGCAAGGAGCTAAAGATCCTCGTGTAAATGTGGAGGAAACCAACCAATTGGTGAAAACACTTCAAAAGCGTGGTGTGGATGTAAAATACATTCTTAAGCAAAATGAAGGGGCTTATTTTACAAAACAGGAGAACAGGCTGGCATTTTATAATGCAATGGAAGAGTTTTTTAATGAAAATTTAAAGAAATAA
- a CDS encoding tetratricopeptide repeat protein, with translation MRRIILYLLFTVVPALSFAQKNVDETLAQDFLRNGEYQKAADLYEEVFNSSGSENSFNNLMSCLLKLKQFDRAEKIVAKQIKRNQNILRYQIDLGNIYKQSGNSNKAKDAFGRVINEITPDMLSITDVGQKFYSIAEFDYAIATFKKGRQLMGNNTLFTYDLTRLYNIKQDKTSIIEETLTQLAENPSFLSQAKAILSSSLQEKKDWENFRSILQKKINKDNKNPELAELMIWQYLQENNFNKALDAAITYDRNLFEDGEKLFTVGDAALEGEDYDLAIKAFNNVVNRKPLSPLYGEAKMAMISAKNKKIMSGKYTQEDLISLESDYQQAIQEFGKSNESLFLVRELASLKAYYLQKVPEAIQLLEDAIKTPRISYTLQAQCKLDLGDVYVLSGEVWEATLLYGQVDKALRDNPMGQEARYRSARLSFWNGDFEWAKAQLDVLKASTSQLFANDALNLSLVISDNMGPDSTNIPLKMYARADLLLFKNQFKNATATLDSLKTQYPTHALMDDILMSESKIAMKQNDIDNAVKKLTEVIEKYSFDIWGDDALFTLAEINEEKLNNKPKAQELYERLLTQYPGSLYVLEARKRFRALRGDIVN, from the coding sequence ATGCGTCGAATCATTTTATACCTTTTGTTCACTGTTGTTCCTGCCCTCTCGTTTGCTCAGAAAAACGTTGATGAAACATTGGCGCAAGATTTTTTGCGTAACGGAGAGTATCAAAAAGCAGCAGATCTTTATGAAGAGGTATTTAATAGTTCTGGCTCAGAAAACAGCTTTAATAATCTAATGAGCTGCTTGCTGAAACTTAAACAGTTTGACAGAGCTGAAAAGATAGTTGCAAAGCAGATCAAGAGAAATCAGAACATCCTTCGCTATCAGATAGATTTAGGAAACATTTATAAGCAAAGCGGGAATTCTAATAAAGCAAAAGATGCTTTCGGCAGGGTTATTAATGAAATAACGCCCGATATGTTATCCATTACTGATGTTGGTCAGAAGTTTTACTCTATTGCTGAATTTGACTATGCGATCGCTACTTTTAAAAAAGGGCGGCAATTAATGGGTAACAATACACTTTTCACCTATGATCTCACCCGTTTATACAACATTAAGCAAGATAAAACATCCATTATTGAAGAAACACTTACTCAATTAGCAGAAAATCCCAGTTTTTTAAGCCAAGCAAAGGCGATTCTATCCAGTTCACTTCAAGAAAAAAAAGATTGGGAAAATTTCAGAAGTATCCTTCAAAAGAAAATTAATAAGGATAATAAAAATCCGGAACTGGCAGAGCTAATGATCTGGCAATATTTACAAGAAAATAATTTCAATAAGGCACTTGACGCAGCAATTACTTACGATCGTAATTTATTTGAAGACGGTGAGAAATTATTCACGGTTGGAGATGCTGCATTAGAAGGCGAGGATTATGACTTAGCCATTAAAGCGTTTAACAATGTGGTTAACCGTAAACCATTAAGTCCGTTGTATGGTGAAGCTAAAATGGCCATGATCAGTGCTAAAAATAAAAAAATAATGAGTGGCAAATACACTCAGGAAGATTTAATATCACTTGAAAGCGATTACCAGCAGGCTATACAAGAATTTGGAAAAAGCAATGAAAGTTTATTCCTAGTAAGAGAACTTGCCAGCCTAAAAGCATATTACCTTCAGAAAGTACCGGAGGCCATTCAACTATTAGAAGATGCCATTAAAACACCCCGTATTTCGTATACGTTGCAAGCTCAATGTAAACTTGATTTAGGCGATGTTTATGTTTTATCCGGAGAAGTATGGGAAGCTACTTTATTGTATGGTCAAGTTGATAAAGCATTACGAGATAACCCAATGGGCCAAGAAGCACGATACAGAAGTGCTCGTTTATCATTTTGGAATGGAGATTTTGAATGGGCAAAAGCTCAGTTGGATGTATTGAAGGCATCAACCTCACAACTATTTGCTAATGATGCACTTAATTTATCACTGGTTATTAGCGATAATATGGGACCCGACAGTACCAACATTCCTTTAAAAATGTATGCTCGGGCTGATTTACTTTTATTTAAAAATCAGTTTAAAAATGCCACAGCAACACTCGATAGTCTAAAGACTCAATATCCCACACATGCATTAATGGATGACATCCTAATGTCGGAATCTAAAATTGCAATGAAGCAAAATGATATTGACAATGCGGTTAAAAAACTTACTGAGGTTATCGAAAAATACAGTTTTGATATTTGGGGCGACGATGCGCTATTTACGTTGGCTGAAATAAATGAAGAAAAACTAAACAATAAACCAAAAGCTCAAGAGTTGTATGAGCGTTTATTAACCCAATATCCTGGAAGCTTATATGTTCTCGAAGCCCGAAAACGATTCAGGGCTTTAAGAGGTGATATTGTTAATTAA
- a CDS encoding molybdopterin-binding domain-containing protein produces the protein MRSTLTTVEEVLFSINQQFAPSKRIVRIDLADSLNMFLAEDLLLPEKQNIYEHSNFATYETTLKKGTLLRPYELGILHKVDIEQLNVYKPIEVCIQPVYTNLYPSKPIISPIIKSLIKHFEGVNTTLEPMLIKENPDVDFQIKTLIDKSDIILITGYDHHMLAPKFEQFGIKFTTNNIDQTPGNKTLVGFDDHKIVMFLPEEQTGALLNAELYGRAAILKALGRPFEFIKAISASIYENDTHNTHFSIGRYSVFDKDVIVSFQQKVDEIILTDYASANCYVRILPNTTIAKGATVEILPFIGN, from the coding sequence ATGCGTTCCACATTGACTACCGTAGAAGAGGTTTTATTCTCAATTAATCAGCAGTTTGCCCCATCAAAACGTATTGTTCGTATTGATTTAGCAGACTCATTAAATATGTTTTTAGCAGAAGACCTGCTATTGCCGGAAAAGCAAAACATATATGAGCACAGTAATTTTGCAACATACGAAACTACTTTGAAAAAAGGTACATTGTTGCGCCCTTATGAATTAGGTATTTTACACAAGGTGGATATTGAACAACTTAATGTTTACAAACCTATTGAAGTTTGTATTCAACCGGTTTATACCAATCTTTATCCATCAAAGCCTATTATTTCGCCTATCATTAAGAGTCTGATCAAGCATTTCGAAGGAGTGAACACTACCTTAGAACCCATGCTTATAAAAGAAAATCCGGATGTGGATTTTCAGATCAAGACACTAATTGATAAGTCTGATATTATATTAATTACTGGATATGATCATCACATGCTTGCCCCTAAATTTGAACAGTTTGGTATAAAATTCACCACAAACAATATCGATCAGACGCCAGGCAACAAAACGCTGGTGGGCTTTGATGATCATAAAATTGTTATGTTTTTACCAGAAGAACAAACCGGTGCTTTGCTAAATGCAGAACTTTATGGCCGTGCAGCTATTTTAAAAGCCTTAGGAAGACCTTTTGAGTTTATTAAAGCAATTTCTGCAAGCATTTATGAAAATGATACTCATAATACTCATTTTTCAATAGGTCGTTATTCAGTATTTGATAAAGATGTAATTGTTAGCTTTCAACAGAAAGTAGATGAAATTATTCTCACCGATTACGCCTCTGCAAACTGTTATGTACGAATATTACCTAACACCACTATTGCAAAAGGCGCCACAGTTGAAATACTTCCATTCATTGGAAATTAG
- a CDS encoding OmpA/MotB family protein, translating to MIKNTFVPSLFVASVIGLSSCVALSKKDYKKLIGERDSLQNALVNCFTHGDSLMAVANKLKGDTSNLGDQLRLSQEQNDQLFKDYSALRNNSSGEIKKLSSDLAAREKNLREVEVILKSREEATNALREKLSKALLGFQESGLTVSVKDGKVYVSLTDKLLFDTGSIVIDSKGKEALDELAKVLKTQMDINILVEGHTDNARVRNLGQIKDNWDLSVLRATSVVRYLTEVQKLEPIKLEAAGRGEFMPITQESTAEAKSKNRRIEIIISPKLDELYNLLQKN from the coding sequence ATGATCAAGAATACTTTCGTTCCATCGTTATTTGTTGCTTCGGTTATTGGTTTATCGTCATGTGTGGCCCTCAGTAAAAAGGATTATAAAAAACTAATTGGTGAACGCGACTCATTACAAAATGCACTTGTAAATTGTTTTACCCATGGCGACAGTTTAATGGCTGTTGCCAATAAATTAAAGGGTGATACATCAAATCTTGGAGATCAGCTTCGACTATCTCAGGAGCAGAACGATCAGCTTTTTAAAGATTATTCTGCTTTACGCAATAATAGCAGTGGTGAGATTAAAAAGTTAAGCAGTGATTTAGCTGCAAGGGAAAAGAATTTAAGAGAAGTAGAGGTCATTTTAAAGAGCAGAGAAGAAGCAACTAATGCATTGCGTGAAAAACTATCAAAAGCACTGTTGGGTTTCCAGGAGAGCGGCTTAACGGTTTCTGTAAAGGATGGTAAGGTGTATGTTTCATTAACAGATAAACTTTTGTTTGATACAGGAAGTATCGTTATCGATAGTAAAGGAAAAGAGGCTTTGGATGAATTAGCTAAAGTATTGAAAACACAAATGGATATTAATATTCTGGTTGAAGGCCATACTGATAATGCACGTGTACGAAACCTGGGTCAGATTAAAGATAACTGGGACTTAAGTGTGCTTAGAGCAACTTCAGTAGTCAGGTATTTAACGGAAGTTCAAAAACTAGAGCCAATTAAACTTGAGGCTGCCGGACGCGGTGAATTCATGCCGATTACACAGGAATCGACTGCCGAAGCGAAGAGCAAAAATCGAAGAATTGAAATTATTATTTCTCCTAAGTTGGATGAATTATATAATTTACTTCAGAAAAACTAA
- a CDS encoding DUF420 domain-containing protein, with the protein MSEKSIFRIVAGVSIFVFAVVVILNRKILPAPAVDPVAILILPKINAIINGTCTVLLLLSLYFIRQKNIATHKKLNLTAFFLSSLFLVSYIAYHWLAPQEARFGDLNHDGIVDPSEITAAGVSRVIYLIILISHIILAALVLPMVLLSFYWGLKMEVTKHRKITRWAYPIWLYVTITGVVVYLMISQYYIS; encoded by the coding sequence ATGTCGGAAAAATCAATTTTTAGAATAGTTGCAGGGGTATCCATTTTTGTATTTGCGGTAGTTGTTATATTGAACCGTAAAATACTTCCGGCACCGGCTGTTGATCCGGTTGCTATTTTAATACTACCTAAGATAAACGCTATTATTAACGGTACCTGTACGGTTTTACTTCTTTTGTCACTGTATTTCATTAGGCAAAAGAACATAGCTACACATAAAAAGTTAAACTTGACCGCTTTCTTTTTGTCGAGCTTATTTTTAGTGTCGTATATAGCTTATCATTGGTTAGCTCCGCAAGAAGCTCGATTTGGGGATTTAAATCATGATGGTATAGTCGATCCTTCTGAAATTACAGCAGCAGGTGTATCACGTGTAATTTACCTGATAATCTTAATTAGCCATATTATTTTGGCCGCATTGGTGCTTCCAATGGTATTATTATCCTTTTACTGGGGATTAAAAATGGAAGTAACAAAACACCGGAAGATTACTCGTTGGGCTTACCCAATTTGGTTATATGTAACAATAACCGGAGTGGTTGTGTACCTGATGATCTCTCAGTATTATATCAGTTAA